CCGGGTCACGGAAGAGGAGATGCGGGCGGCGAAGGCCAAGCTTCCCGCGACGGAAGTCGCGGATATCGATTTCTGCCAGGCGCAGATCCGAAATTTCGCCCGGGAGCAGATGGCGCGGCTGGTCTCGTTCGAGGTGGAGACGCTGCGCGGCGTGCACCTCGGCCAGAAGATCGTCCCGATCGCGTCCAGCGGCTCCTACATCCCCGGCGGGCGCTACCCGATGCTCGGCTCGGCGCACATGACCGTGGTCACCCCGAAGGTGGCGGGCGTTTCCCGGGTCGTCGCCTGCTCCCCCCCGGTGAAGGGGCAGGGGCTCTGGCCCGCGACCCTCTACTCGATGGTCGCCGCCGGCGCCGACGAGATCTACTGCATGGGCGGCGTGCACGCCCTGGCCGCCCTGGCGTACGGGATGGAGGGGCTGCTTCCCGTCGACATGATCGTCGGCGCGGGGAACAAGTACGTCGCGGAGGCGAAGAAGCAGCTGTTCGGGACCGTGGGGATCGATCTCCTCGCCGGCCCGACGGAGATCCTCGTCATCGCGGACGACTCGGCCGATCCCGCCATCGTTGCGACGGACATCCTGGGCCAGGCGGAGCACGATCCGAACGCCCGCCAGTGCCTGGTCTCCCTCTCGCGGAATCTTGCGGAAGAGGTCATGAAGGAAGTGGACCGGCAGCTTGTCGATCTCCCCACCCGCGACATCGCGGCCGTTTCCTGGAGGGACAACGGCGAGGTCGTCGTCGTGGGATCTCCCGAGGAGGCGGTGAAGGTCAGCGACGAATGGGCGCCCGAGCACGTGGAGGTCCAGACCCGGGACTGGCGATATTACCTGGAGAACCTGAAGAACTACGGGTCGGCCTTCCTGGGCGAGGAGACCACGGTGGCCTACGGCGACAAGACGAT
The genomic region above belongs to Thermodesulfobacteriota bacterium and contains:
- the hisD gene encoding histidinol dehydrogenase, whose amino-acid sequence is MGEYLKKPKEKQIEDIRAVQDTVREILEKVRREGVEAVRHYSGKFDGWAPKSFRVTEEEMRAAKAKLPATEVADIDFCQAQIRNFAREQMARLVSFEVETLRGVHLGQKIVPIASSGSYIPGGRYPMLGSAHMTVVTPKVAGVSRVVACSPPVKGQGLWPATLYSMVAAGADEIYCMGGVHALAALAYGMEGLLPVDMIVGAGNKYVAEAKKQLFGTVGIDLLAGPTEILVIADDSADPAIVATDILGQAEHDPNARQCLVSLSRNLAEEVMKEVDRQLVDLPTRDIAAVSWRDNGEVVVVGSPEEAVKVSDEWAPEHVEVQTRDWRYYLENLKNYGSAFLGEETTVAYGDKTIGTNHVLPTMGAARYTGGLSVGKFVKTVTYQYATREASVKIADVCERACNYENMLAHGITCRARLDKYGRK